A stretch of DNA from Nitrospinota bacterium:
TTTATCCAAGGTGGTGGGAGGGTTGCTACCTTTATTCCAACTGCAGTTCTCTTTCTCATCTTCTCCATTCCGACCTTTATCTTTTTAAAGGATAGAGAAAAAGTCATTCCTTCATTGGAGAGATGGAAGATTGATCTTAAGGGCGCTTTTAACAAGGTGATTGACAGTATCTCCAATACCAGGAAGTACCCTGGGGTCCTGGCATTTTTAATATCGAAGTTTTTCTATGAAGACGCAATCAGTACAATCATTATATTCATGGCTGTATATGCCTCAAAAGTGATGAGCTTTTCTGATAGTGTTATTATCCCTCTCTTTATTGTTTCCACGACGTCTGCCATTATTGGGTCTTTTCTTTTTGGTTTGATAACAGATAGGATTGGAAGTAAAAAAGCCTTGATGATTGTCCTTTTTGGCTGGATCATAACCTTATCGATAATAGTAGCGACAATGAATCAATCCCTTTTCTGGGTGATGGGCTCTTTTGTAGGAATATTCATGGGAGGGACATGGACATCAGCCAGGCCTCTTATGGTTTCTCTTGTTCCAAAAGAGATGCTGGGAGAGTTTTTTGGTCTCTATTCCCTGTCTGGAAAGTTTGCTGCGATTATTGGTCCACTCCTGTGGGGATTGGTTATTCTCTCTTTACACCCCCTTGGCGATGTTTTGAGATATAAAGGGGCTGTTTGTTCTCTTACTGTTATGATGATTATTGCCCTTATCATCCTCTGGAAAAAGGTTCCAGAAAAAAGTCAATACCAAAATAACTAAAGCTCAGGAGAGAGATATGAGGTCTTTTAAGAAATTTTTTGTAAGCTTTATCGTTTTACTATGCATCTTATATACTGGGATTTTCCTATCCATAAGAGATCTGGCCTGTGCCAGTGAAAAGGATAGGGCGAGAAATATTATTCTTATGATTGCTGATGGTATGGGGCCAGGAGAGTTTGCGCTGGCCCTTGATTATAGCCTGTTGATAAAAGGAAGAGAGCTTGAGATGGAAAGAGCGATAAAAGAAGGGCATCTTGGCCTTATCCTCACAAGACCCCTTTTAAATCTGGTGAGCGATTCTGCTGCTGCAGCTACTGCCATGTCAACAGGAAAGAGAACCGTAATCAGAAGGATTGCAAAGTCAAAAGAAGGAAAGGATCAAAAGACAATCATTGAAATCGCAAAGGAGATGGGAAAGTCTACTGGTCTTGTAACAACAACCAGCATTTCCCATGCCACACCTGCTGCCTTTGGGAGCCATACCCTCTCTCGAGAAAACAGGCTTGAGATACTCGATCAGTTTTTAGAAAAGGGTATCGATGTTCTTATGGGAGGAGGAATTCAAGATTGGATACCAGAGAAAACAAGGGCTGGGGATTTTTCAAAAATATCTCTTAAAGCAGGTGCAGAAGAATTTTCAAAAAGAGAGGATAATAAAAATCTGATTAGGGAGGCAGAGAAAAAGGGTTATCTGTTTATAAGTAATGAGGACGAATTAATCAAGGCTCCTGAAGATGTCAAGCTTTTAGGTCTCTTTTCAAGCTCCCATTTCTTGATGGCTCTGGATAGGGAGAAGAGTGATCATACAGGGATCCCAAACCTCGCTTTGATGACAGAAAAGGCTATAAAAGTTCTGGATAAAAATAAAAAGGGTTTTTTTCTCATGATAGAAGGGGGCAGGATAGACCATGCGGGTCATAGCAATGATGCTGCCTCAGTGGTCGCAGAGATACTCGATTTTGATGAGGCAGTGGGGGTGGCATTTCAGTTCTGCAAAGAAAAGAAAGATAGCCTCTTACTGGTTACTTCAGACCATGCTACAGGAGGAATGGGGCTCTCCTATATCATCAGGAATAAAGGGGGTTATGATTTTGGAAGCCTTGAGAATTTAAAGGCGATCTCAAGACAGGATGCTTCTTTTGAAAAGATATGGGAAGAATTTGGACAAAAGCCCACAACGGATGATATCAAGAGAGTCATATATAAACATACGAAGATTAAGATTTCAGAAAGTGAAGCTGAATTCATCAAGAATCCAAGACCTCTTAGCCCTTTTCATGTTACCGCCTATAAAAACAAGAAAAAGGTCTATACGGCTCATGCCATAGGAAGGGTCCTATCAAAAAGATATCAGGCCTCCTGGTCAACAGGGGGTCACACAAATATTCCTGTTATGCTTATAGGGTATGGTATCAATTCTAGAAAGGTAGCTGGTCTGAACGAGAATAGATATATATTTGATATTATGAAGGAGGCCTTTGGTTTATCGGTTATTCATCCTTGAAAAGAAGAGTGGCCTTATTTTTCCATTTTTCTCGATAAAGAATCAAGGCCGTGATAAAAGTTGTGATAATCCAACCGAGACCAATGGTTAGTGTAGCAGCTCTTGAGTAGCCACCATAGGAAGCCATTACCTCTTGAATGGTTGTATAGATAAGTATAATCAGCAATATCGAAGGGGTCAGTATCTTGATACAGAAATCCCACCACCTCCCTATAGGAAAGTAAGAGGTTAAGTTGAGATGATTCCTGAAATCTTCTGTATTGTAAAACCATCCTATAGCCACGCATTCTAAGATGCCGACAGTAACGAGCCCATACTGTAATAAGAAGTGATCGACGATATCAAGCCAGAAAAGCCCTCCTTTTGTTGTGAATATAACACTTCCAAGAAATCCTAAGACACAGGAGATCGTTATGACGCGGTTTCTCGGCGTGCCGTATTTATCCATAAGGCTTAAAGAAAAAGCCTCTATTATAGAGATAGCAGAGGATAATCCTGCAATAACGAGAGCGAGAAAAAATATGAGTCCAAATAGACCTGAGAAAAGGGGCATCTCATTTAACGCCTTAGGGAAGGCAACAAAGGCCAGGCCAATGCCTTGCGTTACAACCTTCTCAAAGGGAAGATTTGTCTGAAAGGCCATAAAGCCCAGTGTGCTAAAAACAGCAAAACCGGCAAAAAAGGA
This window harbors:
- a CDS encoding MFS transporter: LEDIWVSVGNSFSMVLVALSMPILGVISDTHKKKMPFLITLTLSCVIFTLLIGLFGGFIDDFYPKVFAVIILYMIANYSYQGALVFYNALLPQVSSKETIGRISGYGVAFGYLGAIVGLILVMPFNEGKVLGFHVPFIQGGGRVATFIPTAVLFLIFSIPTFIFLKDREKVIPSLERWKIDLKGAFNKVIDSISNTRKYPGVLAFLISKFFYEDAISTIIIFMAVYASKVMSFSDSVIIPLFIVSTTSAIIGSFLFGLITDRIGSKKALMIVLFGWIITLSIIVATMNQSLFWVMGSFVGIFMGGTWTSARPLMVSLVPKEMLGEFFGLYSLSGKFAAIIGPLLWGLVILSLHPLGDVLRYKGAVCSLTVMMIIALIILWKKVPEKSQYQNN
- a CDS encoding alkaline phosphatase, which produces MRSFKKFFVSFIVLLCILYTGIFLSIRDLACASEKDRARNIILMIADGMGPGEFALALDYSLLIKGRELEMERAIKEGHLGLILTRPLLNLVSDSAAAATAMSTGKRTVIRRIAKSKEGKDQKTIIEIAKEMGKSTGLVTTTSISHATPAAFGSHTLSRENRLEILDQFLEKGIDVLMGGGIQDWIPEKTRAGDFSKISLKAGAEEFSKREDNKNLIREAEKKGYLFISNEDELIKAPEDVKLLGLFSSSHFLMALDREKSDHTGIPNLALMTEKAIKVLDKNKKGFFLMIEGGRIDHAGHSNDAASVVAEILDFDEAVGVAFQFCKEKKDSLLLVTSDHATGGMGLSYIIRNKGGYDFGSLENLKAISRQDASFEKIWEEFGQKPTTDDIKRVIYKHTKIKISESEAEFIKNPRPLSPFHVTAYKNKKKVYTAHAIGRVLSKRYQASWSTGGHTNIPVMLIGYGINSRKVAGLNENRYIFDIMKEAFGLSVIHP